From Syntrophales bacterium, a single genomic window includes:
- a CDS encoding site-specific integrase: protein MNQTETNRFNELYQHHLRMLKLQGKSQKTIDAYARAVRRMSEQFDCCPDQLTPEQREQYFSDLVKSHSWSTVKVDRNGLMFFWKHVLKQDWQWVNIVKAPKVCSLPDILTVAEVERLIGATRNMRYRVFLLATYSMGLRLSETLALQVGDIDSKRKLVHIRRGKGLKDRFVPLPDLTYQGLRALWRKHRNLCWLFPNAVGSPERIRNATTHMDRGGAQAAMKAVVKQCGIKKKSRFTP from the coding sequence ATGAATCAAACGGAAACGAATCGATTTAACGAACTTTATCAACATCATCTGCGCATGCTCAAGCTCCAGGGCAAAAGTCAAAAGACCATTGATGCCTACGCGCGCGCCGTGCGCCGGATGAGTGAACAATTCGATTGTTGTCCCGATCAATTGACCCCGGAGCAACGAGAACAATATTTTTCCGACCTTGTCAAGTCCCATTCCTGGAGTACCGTCAAAGTTGACCGCAATGGCCTGATGTTTTTCTGGAAACATGTCCTTAAACAAGACTGGCAGTGGGTTAATATCGTCAAAGCCCCCAAAGTATGTTCACTGCCCGATATTCTCACCGTCGCCGAAGTTGAGCGACTGATCGGCGCAACCCGTAATATGCGCTACCGGGTCTTTCTGCTGGCAACCTATTCCATGGGTTTGCGCCTCTCCGAGACCCTGGCCTTGCAAGTAGGCGATATCGACTCTAAGCGCAAACTGGTTCATATCCGCCGCGGTAAGGGACTCAAGGATCGTTTCGTCCCATTGCCGGATCTGACCTATCAAGGATTGCGCGCCTTGTGGCGCAAACATCGCAACCTCTGCTGGTTATTCCCCAATGCCGTTGGTTCACCCGAGCGGATTCGCAACGCTACCACGCACATGGATCGCGGCGGCGCCCAAGCTGCCATGAAAGCCGTGGTGAAGCAGTGCGGCATTAAAAAAAAGTCTCGATTCACTCCCTGA
- a CDS encoding transposase zinc-binding domain-containing protein: protein MIMHIASILDQYHDAFQAKYGSRLLPSHLYAIAAISRCRTPQAGQMLVQCTDCGYTTWRPRSCGHRNCPQCQNHETSLWLDRQHDKLLPVEYFMVTFTLPYEMRLLAWDNQNRIYDLLFACASSTLKDFGLNPKNLGADIGMTAVLHTH from the coding sequence ATGATCATGCACATCGCCTCTATCCTCGACCAATATCACGATGCCTTTCAGGCTAAATACGGCTCACGGCTTTTACCCAGCCATCTTTACGCAATCGCAGCGATCAGCCGATGCCGGACACCGCAAGCCGGGCAGATGCTCGTGCAGTGCACTGACTGCGGTTACACCACATGGCGGCCCCGTTCCTGCGGGCACCGCAACTGCCCACAATGCCAGAATCATGAGACTTCCCTTTGGCTCGATCGCCAACATGACAAGCTCTTACCGGTTGAATACTTCATGGTTACCTTTACGCTTCCCTATGAGATGAGACTCCTGGCGTGGGATAACCAAAACCGCATTTATGACCTTCTTTTTGCATGCGCTTCCAGCACCCTGAAAGATTTTGGCTTAAATCCCAAAAATCTTGGCGCCGACATCGGCATGACCGCAGTGCTGCATACGCATAG
- a CDS encoding transposase, with protein HSRRLDYHPHIHVVVPGGGVDKSKKQWKKKKSKYLFNEFALAKVFRARFLEALTKAGLSVPESVPRKWVVNCICAGKGLSALKYLSRYLYRGVIGENSIVANQDGKITFEYVESRTGK; from the coding sequence GCATAGCCGACGCCTGGATTATCATCCACACATTCATGTCGTGGTGCCGGGCGGCGGCGTCGATAAATCCAAAAAACAATGGAAAAAGAAAAAAAGCAAGTACCTGTTCAATGAATTTGCCCTGGCCAAGGTGTTTCGTGCCCGCTTTCTGGAGGCATTGACCAAGGCCGGTCTCAGCGTACCTGAGTCAGTGCCTCGAAAATGGGTCGTCAACTGCATCTGCGCCGGAAAAGGGCTGTCCGCCTTGAAATACCTGTCGCGCTACCTGTATCGGGGCGTCATCGGTGAAAACAGTATCGTCGCCAATCAAGACGGCAAAATCACGTTTGAATATGTAGAAAGCCGTACCGGCAAA